ATCTGCAGTAGTCTCAAATTTGGAAAGAAAATGTTGGGAACACTATGTATTTTAgagcatttttaaattgttaaaccctttttatttgaatttcgtgaaacttttaaaaatcaaattttgagaacccacccaaaaaattctgatagtGAGTAGTCTCTAAGGCTTGAGTACTGTAGAAAACCTCAACCCTAACAAAGTATTTCTAGTCTCAGACATgtgtgttttcttttctcactGGATCAACtttgaacaaaacaaaaccaaCCATTGGCTAATCTTTACTCAAATAACTGTAAATTTCAATGTTATACAGCCCAAAAAGTTTACTGCTAagatttatttatattttaaattttttgcttaggttttggataaaaagttgaatttctcTTACAGGAGTAGATTCCATTGCTTCTACTGGTTTCTCTGCTTGATCCTTTTTATAGTTATAGAAcgattttctataaattctCTTCCCATTCTGCTCGCATTCCACTGCAAAGTTAGTGTATGGAATCTCCAATGGAAAATCGGCTTCAAGTTTTATCGCTGGCGAGACAAAGACATCTTCGTTAGCGGAGAAACCGCTCAAATCCGACGCGACGCAACTATAAACACTTTCTATTTGCTGCCATTGTCCAACAAATTCTTGACCCACCTCATCACATTAGCCGACTTCAATGTGATTTGAATCTTTGAATCCAGCCATTCCACTTCCACGTCTGGAGACGAGCGACATGCAAGTCGGCGGCTGAAAAGGATGttcttacattttttaacaattccGTGTCTTTTAAAGCGCCCAATAAATTAGAATTGGAAATTGTGAAGAAATCGATGTCATTCATCAATTCCTATCACCTCAGACTTTTTCGAAAAGCTTGTTATAATTGTTATGGCTTGCGGCTTGCTATTTCTATGATCAGAACTTATCGCATGCTATGTTAGTGATTACGATAGGCTTGAAAAAGAATGAGGAAGAAGTTTCGAGGGCCAAAATGAGAAacaaaaacaggaaaatatATGTAACAGATGTATTCTAATACGAAAACGTTCAATATGTTAAAGGAACGTTGCATGTAGTCTAGGGTAATTGATTagacaacatttttaaatgttatatttgatatttgaatatatttgcaattttttaatggaaataaGAATATTTATTCAACTTCGTGAATTTCGTGACGTCCATCTACATATTTCTGGCATGCCGGGGCGCTGCTTCTCCGCCACTTCACATGAAAAAGTGTCCGGAATTCACAATCTGTTAGTATTACATgccataataatttttttggattttttttgaaatgttactTTTACCACTTCTACTTGTATGTCTATTGAGCATGCCagtaaaaaagttcaaaaaaatccgaaaaacccAAGATTTGGGCGTGGCTTATTGTGAATATTTTGTGCATCGTTTTCACTGTTCTGTTTTGACCTTCTTATAGGatttgtttcatattttgcatttgtatttattttgatttagCGGTATTTTATGCttttatttttactaaaaatgaCTGTGTAAAACATATACATAATAGGACAAAATCCGTAGATTTGTactttgaattaaaatttcacaaaatatattttacacAAAAGCCCTATTGCCAAACTATTGCCATTAGATTAAAGAagacagaaaaaagaagaattgatAAGATTTCAATCAACTATCACTAGAAGCTTGTATCTCCCCACGCAATCCAATCTCCGTACGAACAACACACAAACATGGAAAGTGATCAGATATGTCATCCGAATCTCCATAGCTTGTCCTTATCGGTGCAGAACAaggtgaaaatttttcatgtgtATTTCAAACCGAAGGAAAGAgacaaaaaaactggaaatgaTGGTATCAAAATCTCACACCACAACACACGCTAAGTTTCCTTGATGGGAAACGAAGAGGGATGCATGTAATTGACCTACTTCTTCACATAGTATGGCAATTATTtgtttaatctgaaaaaacttgaactCGAGAAATTTTACTATtggtttgctttttttttaccgAGTTGGCTCAAAACtaacaagaaaatttaaaatctttgaTTCGAGAAAgtcaaaattactttaaaaaatccgaaattttttctatcaCCATTTGAGTGtcacattttgaatttaaatgtttGGTATGTTGAAAGTTACTTAAATTTGTtagcattattttttcattagaaaatCAAGAAGCaaacacattttaaattacatttcaaaaaaactttttaaactatGTTGGTACatcatatttttaatcaaaactaAAATGTAGAGATCGGGCAGAAACATGATAAATTACAATGTTTAGAAACTACCGTCAATTAAAAGACCATTGTTGATAACATAAAAtcacagtttaaaaaaatcaacaaaaaaataataaactttaACCCGGATCTAATTCTTTCCCTAATACTACGTGAGAAGCGTGGGATTTCGAAATACGTAAAATTGAATCTGCTGTGGACGGGTTTGTATTGATCTGCCCAGATATAAAGTGAAAGATAGATTTCGAAACGTAGATGCCAAAAAgagattcacaaaaaaacttgggtttgagaaaaatgttggaGATTACTTGATTGAAATCCATCCGCTTGACACacatatcaattttaattgcGCGAAATCCAGAGATCTACGAAAGTAacgttgaaatgttttatataAATTATCAACTTTTTAGGTAATAGCAGTCTCGTTTCTCTCCCAACGTTGCGATAATTGAAACGCAACAAAAACACAAGTTGCATCGTTTTCCAgtttcatttcttttcatcTCATATCTCATCATGATCTCACAGTCATCATTATCCAGAATCCCAATCCactttttcttacttttctcTAGCCAACAAGTTCATTGTATTTTGGATGCAATCTAGGATGTGAAGGATCATTGAATTGCTGGAGGAGACGAGACGATGGCTAGACCTTACAGTTGATGCGGTTTTTATGGGATAAAGGGGAAGAATATTTGAAACGATGCGACGTGATAGAAGGAACAGAGACTGTGTTTTGTGCGGCGTTTGATATTTTAATCTCATAttaatcttgaaaattcttaCTTTCGTTTTTTGATATACTTCAGAATATCCGGCTCGTATGGATCCAGTATTGGCCAAGTGCATTCATTGTAGAGAATTGGGTGTGcgtctgaaaagtttcaggttaaagataaaaaaaatatataattgttTCGGAAATTAACAGTTACCGTACTTCATGTTGTAAATAACATTTGCTTTCTTTTCAACATCTGACTATCAGTAAAATAGAACAAACTCCAGAACAATGTTATGTCCAAAAACGTTTCCAAAAAGTGttggaactttttgaattcattCAGATAATCCTGCAGTTGGCTGAGAAAACTATATGACTTGCCAAGatggttttatcaaaatggACTTATTGTTTCAACAGGCTATGATTCTAAATAAAATGAAGTTAAAAATGGTTAAATCACCATTAGTCTATCTATCCCTCAGTTATGGCACAGTTTTTtcatatagaaaattttataaatcgTATTCAGTTTTGAACACTGAAATAAAGTACCGTACTTTTTCTACACAGATATTTTTTGCTAGAATGTTTGTTTTCGTTGccttttatgaaaaaatcactgaGAGAAAAACTGTTGAGCATTTTATGCATTCTTCAACTTCATAGGTCTAATTTTTACTTACACAAAACCTGATAAAAGATTTTATAAGTTTGGAATGTTTTTATTACAGATAATAATATTTAAGGTGGCCCTAAATGTGATTTCTATTTCTATCAGTGAACTTACTGTAATTGGGTAGAATAACATCTCCTCTATCGATATCATCTAATGTTTGCACATATGACCATTCCTTATTGTGCTGCCAATAATATACAGAAGCTCCAAGTACCGATGCCAGCAAAAGTACAGCTTGAATCATTTTTGCTGTAagttaaaatgttttgcaaattCTGCTAATGAAGAGAATGAAGTGAACATGTGGAAATAtaaaggaaaatttggaagGAGTGTTGTTTAAGCGGTACGGTTTAACAGGAAAAGATACGCATCGAATCTATTCTGAACTCGGTAAAAAACTGTGAAAGTGTAGAAAAAGAACTGAATTGGGAGGATGAAACTAAAAAGAGGTGAAGGAATAGACATGAGAGGACAGTAGGCGGGCTTATCAAAAAGTCTAGGAAAAATGAGGAGAAGCCCAAATAAGAGACGGCATAAAAGTGCAGAGAATAGGATGAAAGACGGAGAGGATAGGGATATGGACAAATGTAGAAGACACAGAGGATCGCGTTTTATGCGATGGAGAAGTTGTGCGACGAGACGTGTTATTGTATTGGAAGAGAGGCAGAAAGATACGTTCGTCAGGCTTTCTTTCCGATAATGAATTTCTTCTCgcttttccagatttttagattttcaagaTTGGGAGTTGAAACTGCGTACGTGAAGGAGGCTATATTCGAAAAGACTTATAACTCCGATTTTTGACCAtttagaaattcaagaaatttaaatttaaccTGGTATTCTtacattttagaaaagttaaattttttatttgagttaattttctgaatgattaaaaaatcttctttGATGGAAATACTAAAATGGCGCAAAAAGTTTATCAATCGCAACATTTGCAATTCTAACTTTAATAATTGgattttccaattaatttttggcggTAATTCTCAGCGATATTAGAAGTTTTGAGGAAGTAAACATTAAATCaactttttcgagaaaatttcacataactgtaattctgaaatttccgaaatataatttttcaaatcaccaTTGTCTGAAACTACAAAAGTTGTGTGTTTCATCGATTTCCGTATTTCCTACTAGTCTTGAAATTGCACCCAAAATGCATAGAATAAATTTGAAGTATACTATttgatttctaatttttgtttttctcggTGATTTCTTCAAAGTTTACAACTTTTCTGATTATTTGGTCGTTTTTCCTATCCTCTATTAGAGCTAATGCTCATGAAACTCCCCACTTTTCTTGTTCAcaatatctaaattttttaaacacgaATTCATGAATTTCTGAACTCTTTGGTATAcgttaaaaattggtttttatgATGAATACAGAATACTTTGACAATTTGAttatgatttttgtttaaagtaTTTCGTTCTGATCACAGACCGGTTTTAGCAATTCTGACTTCCTTGAGTGAGATTGTAACTATTTGATTACATTTGGCACATGTGTGTTTCGAATTAATCTTAAacataaaacatattttctgagcttctgatttttttgttggatttatTGCTGTTTAACAAGGCTaaatagatttcaaaaaactacgaAATATAGCATTTTTCTATTAGTAATTCTTCCAAGTTCGTGTTCAAATAAGGGCGTAAATGTACAACGTTTGAAGCATTTAAAAGTTGGAGTTATAAATTCTCTATAAGTTTTTAGTATTGTTTCATGAGTTTGTAATATTTTAGTGTTGAATTTATTGATGCTTAGCAAAGTGTAAAGTTCATATCTAGTGTCAAACTTAAACCCAAAGTTCTTTCGTGTTCAAAACTTGGATAGGGCATTGGATCACACCAAGAATTGCCTAACTTTTGCCTAATCTTTGTCAAATtcaagagttttgaaaatttcgggccaCTTTGGCAAGAAGTTGGTGGCTAGATagcatttataaaaaataaatcattataataatgaaaattgctGCGAGAATGTTCAAAGTGTAAACTATTCATTCGAACCACTGCGAGCAAATATTATTGGGTCAATTTTGATCTACATGTCCGGAAATTGCTTCTTTGTAGGTGCTGAACATACACAAACATGAAaatctgtttattttttcttcgcTGAACAATTCTGAACATAATAACGACAAACTTGCATTTCCCTTCCAACAAAGCACACCCAATTATGAACATGATGGAGGGGAGCGATTTGTTTTTTGCAAGAGTAACTGCtcattaaaaatgttgtttcCAATTCTAGCCTCCATTTACAGCACTACTCTGGTGCCTCGATTGACTGCTTGAGAGGAAAGACACGTCACGAATCGACATATTTCGtggaaagaaaattgagtgaaGCTTTGATCTAGCGAAATTGAGCAACGGTCGGGTGAACACAATCATCGCCAGTGTGCTCATTGCTCCATGAAGAGAAGCTAGCACGATTGCCACGTAGCCAACATCTGTAGTCTGAACATTTGAtttgaatcagaaaataattattaccatttccatcaaaatgaaaaactattgaaGTCATATAAACAAACAATGGGAATCCTAACATAACTCCATGTACTCCAATTTGACAGAATAAACTAATCAGAAATCCTCTGTGCATCGAAATTGTCCTCAACGATGAACTGCATTCTCTAACCATTTCTCGAAGAGCCAATAACGATACCGATCCCATTGTTGCACAAAGAATACTTCCAACAATTATTGACACAAAAACAGAGGCATTAAATAAGTGAATAGGTTTAATATCTGTTGAAGATTTCGGAAGTGTTACAGCCGACGTACAGGTTAATTCGGGAAATTCGTTGATGATCTGAAGCATGAGAGAAGAGTTAAAATTGCTGACATCATGGTTTTTCACAGTATTTgtgctaaaaattttagtgacGTCTAAAgattcctaatttttcagagctttatACCCATTTGATAGAAAGTTGTttgaattttacttttttccgatttcaacaaaagaaattgagctgtaaaatttctaatttttgtaattacCCCTAgctgaattattattttgttggTATAAATTCAAAGAAGAGAGCTACACATAGAGTTACGAGAGTTTTTGTTATATCATACGCCTGGGTCTCACCACGCAGAAAACGAGAGACTGTATGTAGATTCTCATGTAGCTTCCTAACTATGCGCATGGCGAGACCTTCCATTAGGATATGGAGAATCGTCTCATTCTTACTATTAGAAGTGCGTAATAGCAACTTTAATATGAATCGATAATTCAAATGGAAATTATTTACTTATTTTATTACCTCTAATTTCTCTTTATGAGCAGTTTGATCAAACATTCCT
This is a stretch of genomic DNA from Caenorhabditis elegans chromosome V. It encodes these proteins:
- the srh-10 gene encoding Serpentine Receptor, class H (Partially confirmed by transcript evidence), which translates into the protein MGFFPEISIFSRSFQEWMDLIYDNREICKKPAPICYSMGLAMAHLIALPIYIMAFYTLYAEKSQNFKIYKRYLATHVISNFLFEFHLSVVMKPVLYLPYPVIRFSGAFFLTYINGFISFCIMYLFIASTGWSILELLYFRFKLISSNTVTSIWIAKSSVFVKNVRRILIVFSSCTFCFLLLGITGMFDQTAHKEKLEIINEFPELTCTSAVTLPKSSTDIKPIHLFNASVFVSIIVGSILCATMGSVSLLALREMVRECSSSLRTISMHRGFLISLFCQIGVHGVMLGFPLFVYMTSIVFHFDGNDVGYVAIVLASLHGAMSTLAMIVFTRPLLNFARSKLHSIFFPRNMSIRDVSFLSSSQSRHQSSAVNGG